Within the Gopherus flavomarginatus isolate rGopFla2 chromosome 8, rGopFla2.mat.asm, whole genome shotgun sequence genome, the region ACTGTGAGCTGGAATTCTGTGCCAATCGGCGGCCTTCTGAAGCAATGCCATGCCTACAGAAGGAGGAAAAACCTGGCTGTGTCCAATAGTGGAGCATTTCAGTAAGTTATGCAGACCAATATTAAGCCAATTTGAGAGTGACAGACATCAGTTCAGATAACATAAGTAACTACTtaaccagggtggataaaaataaataattttagatAAAAGATAATTAGATTGTAATTAAATATTAAgcaataatttaatttaaattattttacattaaattaattaaatgtattttttagAGATAAACCTACGTAAAACTTACTTAAAATTGACAATCTATGTTTGGGCCTAAActtattataatctattaaatcttttaaattaaatacaacaaAACTAATATTAAAGAAGTTCATGTTTGTtaccaagttttaaagaaaggcaAACTACAGAACTGGTAGAAATGACTGGCTAAGTGCCTAGAACCAGGGTTTGGGAAAGTGCTAAACCTGCTTCTGATGCCAATAACCTTTCTTCTGCAGGTGTAGAGAGAATATTCTCTTCATTTCAGCTTATTCCACTAGTTTAATTCAATGCCTAGTTCATTCAAAGCTAAGAAAccaattgggagttgaaaaaacaggagagcttgttttccttttccaatcTAAGAATAAAAATTAACATAAGAGGGTgaaatctactagttctaaaatcttgagggatatggtgagcaaagcccacaggtaagtggggaacaagacctgggagatgggttggaaacaggagggagcacgggccataatggcagagaggaaggagggtcagggcaaagctgggaggcaaaatcaaaccagtatcttagatgcctttatacaaatgcaagaagtatgggtaataagcaggaagaactggaagtgctaataaataaatacaactatgacattattggcattactgaaacttggtgggataatacacacgactggaatgttggtgtggatgggtatagtttgctcaggaaggatagacaggggaaaaagggaggaggtgttgccttatatattaaaaatgtacacacttggactgaggtggagatggacataggagacggaagggtggagagtctctgggttaggctaaaaggggtaaaaaacacaggtgatgtcgtgctgggagtctactacaggccacctaatcaggcggaagaggtggatgaggcttttttcaaacaactaacaaaatcatccaaagcccaagatttggtggtgatgggggacttcaactatccagatatatgttgggacaataacaccgcggggcacagactatccaataagttcctggactgcattgcagacaactttttatttcagaaagttgaaaaagctactggggggaagctgttctagacttgattttaacaaatagggaggaacttgttgagaatttgaaagtagaaggaagcttgggtgaaagtgatcatgaaatcatagaatttgcaattctaaggaagggtagaagggagtacagcagaatagagacaatggatttcaggaaggcagattttggtaagctcagagagctgataggcaaggtcccatgggaattaagactgaggggaaaaacaactgaggaaagttggcagtttttcaaagggacgctattaagggcccaaaagcaagttattccgatggttaggaaagatagaaaatgtggcaaaagaccaccttggcttacccttgagatcttgcgtgacctacaaaataaaaaggcgtcatataaaaaatggaaactaggtcagatcacgaaggatgaatataggcaaataacacaggaatgcagacgcaagattagaaaagcaaaggcacaaaatgaactcaaactagctatgggaataaagggaaacaagaagactttttatcaatacattagaagcaagaggaagactaaggacagggtaggcccactgctcaatgaggagggggtaacagtaacgggagacttggaaatggcagagatgcttaatgacttctttgtttcggtcttcactgagaagtctgaaggaatgtctagtatagtgaatgcttacgggaagagggtagatttagaagagaaaataaggaaagagcaagtaaaaaatcacttagaaaagttagatgcctgcaagtcaccagggcctgatgaaatgcatcctagaatactcaaggagttaatagaagaggtatctgagcctctagctattatctttgggaaatcatgggagacgggggagattccagaagactggaagggggcaaatatagtgcccatctataaaaagggaaataaaaacaacccaggaaactacagaccagttagtttaacttctgtgccagggaagataatggagcaggtaatcaaagaaatcatctgcaaacacttggaaggtggtaaggtgatagggaatagccagcatggatttgtaaagaacaaatcgtgtcaaactaatctgataacattctttgataggataacgagccttgtggataagggagaagcggtggatgtgatatatctagacttcagtaaggcatttgatacagtctcgcatgatattcttatagataagctaggaaagtacaatttagatggggctactataaggtgggtgcataactggctggataaccgtactcagagagtagttgttaatggctcccaatcctgctggaaaggtataacaagtggggttccgcagggttctgttttgggatcggttctgttcaatatcttcatcaacgatttagatgttggcatagaaagtacgcttattaagtttgcggacgataccaaactgggagggattgcaactgctttggaggacagggtcaaaattcaaaatgatctggacaagttggagaaatggtctgaggtaaacaggatgaagttcaataaagataaatgcaaagtgctccacttaggaaggaacaatcagtttcacacatacagaatgggaagagactgtctaggaaggagtatggcagaaagagatctaggggtcatagtggaccacaagcttaatatgagtcaacagtgtgatactgttgcaaaaaaagcaaacgtgattctgggatgcattaacaggtgtgttgtaaacaagacacgagaagtcattcttccactttactctgcgctggttaggcctcaactggagtattgtgtccagttctgggtaccgcatttcaagaaagatgtggagaaattggagagggtccagagaagagcaacaagaatgattaaaggtcttgagaacatgacctatgaaggaaggctgaaggaattgggtttgtttagtttggaaaagagaagactgagaggggacatgatagcagttttcaggtatctaaaagggtgtcatcgggaggagggagaaaacttgttcaccttagcctccaatgatagaacaagaagcaatgggcttaaactgcagcaagggagatttaggttgaacattaggaaaaagttcctaactgtcagggtagttaaacactggaatagattgcctagggaagttgtggaatctccatctctggagatatttaagagtaggttagataaatgtctatcagggatggtctagacagtatttggtcctgccatgagggcaggggactggactcgatgacctctcgaggtcccttccagtcctagagtctatgagtctatgagtctatggtgaaTAGAAAGAATCAAttcaatttattaactacagatacTAATtcctttaataaatcagttaactttaaatgcaaaacatgttttgataaacttttttttatttatccaTCACGTTTAAGgcagttttatttaataaaaaaaatagcatGCTGTTTTGTACATTTTGCATTGAATTCTAATTGCATCGAAGTAGAGttcacaagttaaaaaaaaagtcatcatcTAGAAATATGTTATTCATAgttttctaacataataaaaaatgtaaaaatataagaaTTAGGAAACATAACTTAcgctacagcagaacctcagagttactaaCACCAGATTTATGAACTGACCAgtgaaccacacacctcatttggaactggaagtacgcaatcatgcagagacaaaaaaaaaaaaaggcaaatacggTACAGTAccatgttaaatgtaaactactaaaaaaataaagggaaagcagcatttttcttctgcatagtaaggtTTCAAAGCtacattaagtcaatgttcagctgcccacttttgaaagaacaaccataatgttttgttcagagttgcgaacaacctccattcccaaagtattcgtaactctgaggttctactgtatataatTTCTCAAATAACTGTTTTTGATTTACTGTATCCTCCTGGTTATCAAAAAGAAGTACGAGACAGCGCAGAATTGCAAATCCAGATATTGTAATTGTTACTAAATTCCAAAATCAAACCTTTTTtagaaaaagaattaaaaactccaaatgcaaaacatgattaaaattgattatttaaatcaaggtttcttgcttgcttttttaaatcatgattaaaattgatTATGTAAATCACTTTCATTTAAATCAGTCTACCCTATACTTAAACCTTTGTAAAAAGTTCAAACTGAATTTTTAACAATTTCAGAAAAGTTCagctaaatattttgttttctgtggtTTCTTTTGTACTTCTTGATTTAATCTTGAAGCAAGAGCACCAAAATAGCACAAATGCTCCAGCTGTTGGAATTATGACACCTATGCAtagatttcacaatgcatgacagaaaggcaCCATGACCAGGACGCactgcagggtcaaagtgaaggaattgcagaatgcctaccacaaggcacgGGAGGCAAACCACCACTCCAGTGCTGTACCCTAGAGCTGCCGGTTTTACGAAGAGCTGGACTCGATACTTggtggcaaccccacctccactgcgaagacCACTGTGAATACTTTGGTGGCTCGCGTGCTAGTCGaaagtggactgagccaggaggaggaaatcttggacgatgatgtggagtgggagggcaacccagaggcagaggatgactcagaggtcagagatccatgcagccaggagctcttttctaccttGGAGGTTTGCCAGTCACAACTGTCAGATCTTGgcgaagcacaaacaggagaggaggcactGGTAAGTAGCTTTGATTCCGGGAACTGCTGAAGTGagttgctgggggcaggagggttgcagattTGTCTcgcaccacatgcctagtctgagcggcagaacaggctgttgattgactccctctccaggaaactcttgtgGAAACACTGGGCAATCCACTGCTGCAGGTTCTTCagtagagctgctttgtttcttgccccattaatggtaactttccTACGCCACTGTGCTGTCATGCTGGAGGGatgaccattgctgcacaccGGTGAGCCGCATAGGGGCCAGGACGGAAGacgcaggcttggagaagaccctcccttgattccctgctcaccctcagcagcaagatagcttccataatgatcacatcctgtggaaagtgtggggacaggaatgattatcaggcccaccctacagtgctggctctctccAAAAGCCATGTGCCCAATGTACAGCAGAATCCAGTAagagtgatttaccctgcccctgtggctactcaccattttgggggtcttgcagctcatgtgtgcttgcctgcgGTCAGCCAGTTAGTGTCAGGTGTgcgagtactggctgtgttttaaatcactgaatcagtgttcaCTGTGCTGCAAACAATCCTGCTTCtgcaaaatgttgcatttaaacttcgcAGAGATGAccctgggagcccagcctccctctttgttgtCAGCACCTGAATGGCTGCGCAGACTTAGAAAGCGGCcaagaactaaagaggacttcTTGCGTGATGTTATGATGCACTCCGCCACCGAGAAACAGaaattgaaggagtggcaggacagcaagaagagggagggaaaggagaatgAGGTACGCCAGAATGAATCCACAGAGTGGCTCTTAAAGGTTATGGAGTGACAAGCAGATACGCCCCAAgcgatactagctcttcaaaccgagCAGCTCCAAGCCCATCCTTTCCTGCAGCCgctgtcgcaaaactctttcccatgcaccccaacacactcttatcaacctcctggctccagtctataTCCATGGCATTTCACTCCTCCActctcacagtccagcactgcagaCTCCCACTACattcaacacccatccctctgcagtttggccttGCTGAAATACCACACctgctgcattgtactccaaaggagaaggctggatatgatccctggacatacacaaatctttagacatcctgggacccctcctcctcctgggaccttcccttcccccaccccctcacagctgatgtgttgggtttttttgactCTCTCCTTTGGctgttgtcttttaataaaagaactgtgtttgaaagcaatctttattctattaattgaaagcaaaaagagcactgcaaagcaacatacaattatgttaaatCCACATattgcatcatctgcaccaatcacctcctagcattacaagtactgcactcccaagcatatctacaaatattagtggctttcagtttcaaattgctgcctcaaggcatccctgatccttatggccccacgcTGTGCCCCGCTGatagccctggtctctgactgttcgaactcagcctccaggcgctgagcTTCTGTGgttcagccctgagtgaagctttcacccttcccttcacaaatattaaggaGTGTATATCATGtcgctataagcataggaatattgtcatcagcccGGTCCAGCTTCCTGTAGAGACAGCACCAGcaggcttttaaacagccaaaaacacactcaacagtcattctgcacttgctcagcctattgttgaagcattccttgctgctgtcaagttgccccatgtatggcttcagaAGTCACGGCATTacggggtaggcagggtctcccaggatcacaaggggcatttcaacttcccctacgaTAATCTTctagtctggaaagaaagtccctgcttgcagcttcctgaatggtccagtgttccaaaagatgcgtgtgTCATAcatctttccagaccagcctgtgttaatgtctgtgaaacgcccacggtgatccacaagtgcctggagaatcATTGAGAAATATTCCTtgcaattaatgtactcagtggctaggtgatctggtgccagaactggaatatgcatgcatctatcacccctccgcagttagggaagcccatttctgcagAGCCATCTACAGTGTCGTGCACGTTGCCCCGAGTcatggtctttcagagcaggatatgattaatggccctgcacaatTCTGTCAACATAAGaccaacggtagactttcccactccgaactgctTAGCAACCCATCGGTAGCAGCATGGAGTAGTCAGCTTCCACAATGCAATCACCATGTGCGTCTCCACATGCAGGTCagttctcattctcatgtccttgcaccacagggctgaggcaagctcatcacacagtcccatgaatgtagCTTTCCTCATCAGAAAGCTCTGCAGCCAgggcttgtttcccaagcccaaaagcagcattccactgtggtcagcacttccatgaatgccacaagcaatctcgtgtcatagcTACTATGCGTGGTGAGATCAATGTCAGACTCCTCTtgtctttgtagtttaaggaataacgcCACTGCCACTCGCGAATGGTTGGTCAAagtgagcagcatactggtcaacagttcgggatccattcctgcagcccaaagAGGCTGGGGGCACAGTACACAAACTGTGGCGCCAAATGCGGACGGAAGCACAGAGATTTCTGGGATTCGAAACAATGCATCATGGGTCATTGGAATAAGACCCAGGATGCCCTGCAACCCTCTatgccttcccacaagtcttagcagcagaagagaaagaggtgctctatgggatagctgtccagagtgcaccgctccaaataccgctgcaagtgccacaagtgtgaacacgctattgtgcaggcagctgacagtgtgaacacacaacagtggtttctcttcagcactctctgagcgGCGCTGTAACTGCCGGCgttgtaactctgccagtgtagacatgccctcattCTGAGCACCACTTAGTGTCTCAGATTTCTAGCATTCAGCTGCAGCCGAGCTGCTAGTCAGTATGAAACACTGCATGTTGTGACTTGTAGTTTCTTCAGGCTGCATTTCTGTATTAAGGATCCAGCCCCAGAAATTTACTTAATTAATTAATCTCATGAAAGACCCCTCAACTGTCAAAACTTATACACAATTTTGAAACCATAAAAACAGAGTTCAGAGTTGAGCCCTtacatccatatttaggcacccaaacaTAAGTGACCTGATTTGTAAAAGTGCTGAGAACATGGAGCTTCCATGGACTTCTACAGAATTTGTGGGTACTCTGAAGTCAACACTTCAGAAAGTAATTCTGCTTATCttcagatgcctaaatatggtGCCTGTGAAGGGGGTATATCTCTGTATCAATCATGAAGGAGTAGATGGGGAGGGCAGATCTGCTTATTGAACTGGGGGTTGCTTTGGGGGCACACATCCCAATATTCAACACAAGGACCCGCCAGGAATAGTGGATGTCTCCCTAGATTGTACACAGAGCCCTGTGGGAAGCAGACCATATCCCTCAACTTTACATAGGGTAATGGGGGGACAGAGTCCCACACTGAACAGGAGGTCTTGCAGAACAATGGTATCCCCATACTGAAGACGGGGCCCTGCGGAGAAAGGGAGGATACCCCCACACTAAATGCGGGCTCCCAGCACCATAATGAAATGGGGGGAAGGGCTATGGGCAGGAGGAGAAGCCGGTGTTTCCGCCAGTGCCCCGTGGCGGTAAGCTGCGTATCTCCGTACTCAACCCAGCGTGCCGGGGGTGGGGGCGCGTATCCCTGTACCGCTCCAGAGGCCCCGTatggggagagggaaggtggTGGCGTAACTCCATACCGCTCCCTGCcgaggcccggggggggggggggggtggcggggagaaagggagaaaaggGGGTGTGTCGCCGAACTGCACCCGGGACCTCGTGGGGGAAGGGGGCGTATCCCCATACTTCTGCCCAGGTcccggagggggcgggggagtaTCTCCGTACTGAACACTGGACCCCGCGGGGAGAGAGGGCGTAGCGTCGTACTGAACGCTGGGACCCGGGGGAGGGGGACGTAGCCCCGTACTGAACACTGGGCCCCgtgggggggaaggtgggggccTAGCCCCCTACTGAACACTGGGCcccgtggggggggagggggcagacccGTACTGAACACTGGGCCccgtgggggggaaggggggggcctAGCCCTCTACTGAACACTGGGCCccgtgggggggagaagggggcagacCCGTAATGAACACTTGGccctgtggagggagggggacgtAGCCTCGTACTGAACACTGGGCCccgtggggggggaagggggcagacccGTACTGAACACTGGGACCCGGGGGAGGGGGACGTAGCCCCGTACTGAACACTGGGATTCGTGGGGGGGAAGCGGGCGTAGCCCCGTACTGAACActgggccccgggggggggggacgggggcGTAGCCCCGTACTGAACACTGGGACCCGGTGGAGGGGGACGTAGCCGCGTACTGAACACTGGGACtcgtgggggggaagggggcgtaGCCGCGTACTGAACACTGGGACtcgtgggggggaagggggcgtaGCCGCGTACTGAACACTGGGACtcgtgggggggaagggggcgtaGCTCCGTACTGAACGCTGGGCcccgtgggggggaggggcgcagccccGTACTGAAGACTGGGCCCCGTGAGGGGGGTGGAAGGGGTGCAGACCCGTACTGAACACTTGGCcctgtggagggagggggcgtAGCCCCGTACTGAACACTGGGCCccgtgggggagggaagggggcagaccTGTACTGAACACTgggcctcgggggggggggagcacagATCCCCTGTACTGAACCCGGGCCCGTTGGGGACGAGGAAGGGACGTCACCCCCCAGAACACACAGCCCTGAACATACAAGCGGGCGCTCACCGCTTTCGCCTCAGGGCGATACCACACCCGGGCGGGCGGGGAACGCCAGCCGATGGAACATTCCAAACGGTTAACACGACGCTCTGAGGTGGAGCTTTCACCCCTACGTGGTGTGGTAGCCCAACCCAGTCTCCACCCGCGCTCTGCCTGGGAACGAATGTCCGTCAGAGCGTGAGCAGGGGGCGGGTCTAACGTGTCTATGTCAGCACGGTGTTGGACTGGGAGACGGGAGTGAGTGTCGTCGCTCTTCCCACAATGCATTGCGTACAATTTGAGCCCCATCTTGAGAGAGGGGAGTGAGCAGTTTGAATTTGAGCTTCCTCAGTGCCTGAGTGCGGAGCGCACCGAGTGGGGGCTGGGCCCAACGCTGCTCGATACCCCGCCCCGCCTGCGGGCCGGGGGTTGCTCCCTTGCCGCTCCCGTTGCTTTGCAGAGCCTCGGAGAGGGTGTCTCGGCTGTCGCCTCTGGGACTATCGGGGGTCGCTGCGAGCGGGCTTATTCCCACTAAGATGCGCCTGGTGCTGATCTCCAGGTAGAAACTACAAGAGACGGGGCGGGCGGGAGAGCCAGGGGGCCTGGCCTCACCCGGCCGCCACTGCCGTTGTTCCTCTTCGCTCGGGGACTGACTGGCTCTCACACGAGCGGCCTGCTCGCCCGCCCAGGAGCCCCGGGGCTGCCGGACGCCGCCCCCCCCGGCCGCGCTGCGaggagcaggaagcctgctgaagAGCTTCACCTGGTACTACCGCTGCGGCCGCGCTGCGAGGAGCAGGAGGCCTCTTGGCTTcaagagggaaagagaaggcCCAGAGCCCGGTAACCACAGTCCTCTGTCCGGCGAGAGGGAAGAGGCTTGCTGAGGGGCCCGGAGCTCTGCTgaagggggagaaagaggaggagccCAGCCGACCACCAGCCCGGTGTGGTGCCCGATGAGCTTGGGGCTCCGTGGCTGATCCAGACGCTTGAGGAGGAAGCCAGAGGATGTACAATAACGTCCGGGTCTCGGCTAATTGATCGTGACAACCTTCGCCTCTCCCTCGGACGGGCTCGGACTCTGCCTTCGCCCCGGGGTGCAGAGAGCTTCACCCTTGCTGGCAGAGCTCCCTCCCCAAGGAGGCACCATGTCCAAGATGCCGGCCAAGAAGAAGAGCTGTTTCCAGATCACCAGCGTGACCACGGCCCAGGTGGCCAGCAGCATCACCGAGGACACTGAGAGCCTGGACGACCCAGACGAGTCCCGCACCGAGGATGTCTCCTCCGAGATCTTCGATGTGTCACGGGCCACGGACTACGGGCCAGAGGATGTCTGCGAAAGGAGTTCCTCCGAGGAGACTCTCAACAACGTGGGTGACGCCGAAACTCCCGGTGCTGTCTCCCCTAACCTTCTCCTGGATGGGCAGCTGgcggctgcggcagcgggggctgCTGCTGCGCCTCCGCCGGCTGCAGCTAACGGGGGGGCCATGCCCAAAAGCGCCGCTGTGCCCCAAGTAACTGCTGCCCAAATCCCCTCCGCGGCGGCAGGAGGCAGCAGTGCGCAGGCTTCCGCTCCCGGGACCATGTCTCAGACGACTGCGGCCGCATGCAGTTCACGCTTCAGGGTGATCAAGCTGGACCACGGTACGGGGGAGCCCTATAGGCGGGGACGATGGACGTGTATGGAATTTTACGACCGGGACTCGGACAGTAGTGGCGTCCTGGCCAGGACTGGAGATTGCATTAGACATAGCAGCACCTTTGAGCAGGCTGCTCAGGAAAGAGACAGTGGCTTGGGTGCCACGGGGGGCTCCATGGTAATGTCGGTGGTGCCAGCATCGGCACAGGGCCCAGAGTCCCTAGCTGACAGCTCCCTTACTGCTGTGTCACAGCTGCTCCAGACGGAGAAGATGAACCAGCCCTCTTTACAGCAACCTAATTTTGTCATTgggcagcaacagcagctgcagcagcccatAGGCGGGGCCATTCCTCAAAGTACTGCTCAGCCAATGTATTCTGGGGCTACAGTAACGAGTCAGCAGACTATGGTGCTGTCGCAGCAAACCCAGTCACAGGTAAATGCACAAAGTGTACAGGGGGCACCTAATGGGAAGGGTATGCCACCTCCGAATGTAACAGTAGCCCAACCGAGCATGCCCATGTCACAGCAGCAGGTACAGCAAGGAAATGTACCAGTGACTCAACCTCAGCAATTTGCTTATCCTCAGCCCCAAATTCCACCAGTGCATCTACTGCCAACACAAGCTTCTGGCCAGACAGAGTACATGCAACACATGACAGTTATGCAGAGTCAAGGAACTATTCAACAACCTACTACAAGCTCTGTTCCAAGTACTGGAGCTTCTGGTCTTTCTGTGGGCCAGGTGGCTGGCCAGAATCCTTCACCTGTTGGAGCACCGATGATGGGAGTTTCACCACAGCCTAGTGAAGCAGTGGGACAGGGATCAGGATTGATGCAGAGTGGCCAGACTCCACCTAGTCAGTCTGTCATACCGCAACCAGGAGGTGTGGTGCAGCAAAGCATTGGACATACAGGGGTTGTGCAACAGAAATCCATTAGTCAGCATCAAATGGGTGGAAGTAGTCAAGTGTCTGGAATGCCTAGTGCTCCTCATGCTATAGTCTCTGGAGTTCAGAATGTGCCTGCAGTTGTGCCTGGTACAAGTGTGCCTAGTGTGTCTACCACTTCTGTTACTATGCCAAATGTCCCTGTTACTTTAGTTCAGTCACAGATGAGCAGCCATACATCTGTTAGTAGGAGTACCAGTGTTGTCCAACAACATGTTGGACTTTCTCTAATGCAAGGCACAACTAATGTAGTTACAAGTCTGCCACAATCTAACCTTGGACAGTTTCAGAGTCAAACTCAAACTTTAGTAGGCCAGATTGATGATACTAGAAGAAAATCAGAACCCCTACCTCAGCCAC harbors:
- the TSC22D2 gene encoding TSC22 domain family protein 2; this translates as MSKMPAKKKSCFQITSVTTAQVASSITEDTESLDDPDESRTEDVSSEIFDVSRATDYGPEDVCERSSSEETLNNVGDAETPGAVSPNLLLDGQLAAAAAGAAAAPPPAAANGGAMPKSAAVPQVTAAQIPSAAAGGSSAQASAPGTMSQTTAAACSSRFRVIKLDHGTGEPYRRGRWTCMEFYDRDSDSSGVLARTGDCIRHSSTFEQAAQERDSGLGATGGSMVMSVVPASAQGPESLADSSLTAVSQLLQTEKMNQPSLQQPNFVIGQQQQLQQPIGGAIPQSTAQPMYSGATVTSQQTMVLSQQTQSQVNAQSVQGAPNGKGMPPPNVTVAQPSMPMSQQQVQQGNVPVTQPQQFAYPQPQIPPVHLLPTQASGQTEYMQHMTVMQSQGTIQQPTTSSVPSTGASGLSVGQVAGQNPSPVGAPMMGVSPQPSEAVGQGSGLMQSGQTPPSQSVIPQPGGVVQQSIGHTGVVQQKSISQHQMGGSSQVSGMPSAPHAIVSGVQNVPAVVPGTSVPSVSTTSVTMPNVPVTLVQSQMSSHTSVSRSTSVVQQHVGLSLMQGTTNVVTSLPQSNLGQFQSQTQTLVGQIDDTRRKSEPLPQPPLSLIAESKPLVKPPIPDTLTNPLHLPATTPMNSLASSVFGISIPVDGDEDSASGASVVAIDNKIEQAMDLVKSHLMYAVREEVEVLKEQIKELIERNSLLERENALLKSLSNNDQLSQLSTQQANPSSTSQLQTVIAQPPQPTQPPQQPNVSSA